A single genomic interval of Thermoplasma sp. Kam2015 harbors:
- a CDS encoding prephenate dehydrogenase/arogenate dehydrogenase family protein, whose protein sequence is MKAAIIGREGRIGRVISDILQNNGVEIDDDADLAFLCVPIRPAIDYIEKGGHTYVEVSSVKSAFKRFAGSIVSIHPLFGPSSYRDGMHRTIVFINDISNVKYKEIIEEMFRGYEIVSMSAEEHDRMMVNDMIIPYLMSMIAKRTDAKYRTRSFDLMKSLASIVDGENQEVLMDTIKLNPYAGVARETIEEILEVIS, encoded by the coding sequence TAGGCAGGGAGGGCAGGATCGGCAGAGTGATCTCTGACATATTGCAGAATAACGGCGTAGAGATCGATGATGACGCCGATCTGGCATTTCTATGTGTTCCAATAAGGCCGGCCATCGATTACATAGAGAAGGGAGGGCATACCTATGTGGAGGTATCTTCCGTCAAATCCGCATTCAAGAGATTCGCCGGATCCATAGTGAGCATACATCCCCTGTTTGGGCCGTCCAGCTACAGGGATGGGATGCACCGGACCATCGTTTTCATAAACGATATATCAAACGTAAAATATAAAGAGATAATAGAGGAAATGTTCAGAGGCTACGAAATAGTATCCATGAGTGCCGAAGAACACGATCGAATGATGGTAAATGACATGATAATTCCATATCTTATGTCGATGATAGCGAAGCGGACGGATGCAAAATACAGAACGCGATCCTTCGACCTTATGAAGAGCCTCGCATCCATAGTCGATGGAGAGAATCAGGAGGTACTGATGGATACCATAAAGCTGAATCCCTATGCAGGCGTCGCAAGGGAGACCATAGAGGAAATTCTTGAGGTGATTTCATGA